The proteins below come from a single Mycolicibacterium sp. TY81 genomic window:
- a CDS encoding CaiB/BaiF CoA-transferase family protein gives MTNAGPLAGVKVIELGGIGPGPHTAMMLADLGADVVRVRRPGGLTMPAENVDLLHRGKRIVDLDVKSDPAALLALAAKADVLLDCFRPGTCERLGIGPAECEAVNPRLIFARITGWGQDGPLAQTAGHDINYLSQTGALSAIGYRDRPPVAPLNLVADFGGGSMLTLIGIVTALYEREQSGRGQVVDAAMVDGVSMLAQMMWTMKSTGVMKDQRESFLLDGGAPYYRVYETSDGGYMAVGSIEPQFFAQLLVGLGLDPAEVPNQFDLARYDEMRDIFAARFASRTRAEWTETFAGTDACVTPVLTWTEAAAGEHLRARSTIVTVDGVDQAAPAPRFSRTPSGPVGGPPQQTTPIGEVGW, from the coding sequence ATGACGAATGCGGGGCCACTGGCCGGAGTCAAGGTGATCGAACTCGGCGGAATCGGCCCCGGGCCGCACACCGCCATGATGCTGGCGGACCTCGGCGCCGACGTGGTTCGGGTGCGTCGTCCCGGCGGGCTGACGATGCCCGCCGAGAACGTCGACCTGCTGCACCGCGGCAAGCGAATCGTCGACCTGGACGTCAAGTCCGACCCGGCAGCGCTGCTCGCGCTGGCCGCGAAAGCCGATGTGCTGCTTGACTGTTTCCGTCCCGGCACCTGCGAGCGCCTCGGCATCGGGCCGGCCGAGTGCGAGGCCGTCAACCCGCGGCTGATCTTCGCCCGGATCACCGGCTGGGGCCAGGACGGGCCGCTCGCCCAGACCGCGGGCCATGACATCAACTACCTGTCGCAGACCGGTGCGCTGTCGGCCATCGGCTACCGCGACCGGCCGCCGGTGGCGCCGCTGAACCTGGTCGCCGACTTCGGCGGCGGGTCGATGCTGACGCTCATCGGCATCGTCACCGCGCTGTACGAACGCGAACAGTCCGGCCGCGGCCAGGTGGTCGACGCGGCGATGGTCGACGGTGTCAGCATGCTCGCCCAGATGATGTGGACCATGAAGTCCACCGGCGTGATGAAGGACCAGCGCGAGTCGTTCCTCCTGGACGGCGGCGCCCCGTATTACCGCGTCTACGAGACCTCCGACGGCGGCTACATGGCGGTCGGCTCGATCGAACCGCAGTTCTTCGCTCAGCTACTTGTGGGCCTTGGTCTGGATCCCGCCGAGGTGCCCAACCAGTTCGACCTCGCGCGCTACGACGAAATGCGCGACATCTTTGCTGCCCGGTTCGCGAGCCGGACCCGCGCCGAGTGGACCGAGACGTTCGCCGGGACCGACGCCTGCGTCACTCCCGTGCTCACCTGGACCGAGGCCGCCGCCGGCGAACACCTCCGGGCCAGGTCGACGATCGTCACCGTCGACGGCGTCGACCAGGCGGCGCCCGCACCGCGTTTCTCGCGGACCCCGTCGGGCCCCGTCGGCGGTCCGCCGCAGCAGACCACGCCGATCGGCGAAGTCGGCTGGTAG
- a CDS encoding SRPBCC family protein has protein sequence MAVMASRELVIDASPEAIMDALADMDEASQWRSLHRELQVLDRYPDGRPHHVKATVKIMGITDKELLEYHWGDDWMVWDAADTFQQRGQHAEYKLTREGDRTRVRFDIIVDLVAPIPEFLLRRARKLVLDAAVDRLRARVTRLYG, from the coding sequence ATGGCAGTTATGGCGTCCCGAGAGCTGGTGATCGACGCCTCGCCCGAAGCCATCATGGATGCGCTGGCCGACATGGACGAGGCGTCGCAATGGCGCAGCTTGCACCGGGAATTACAGGTACTGGATCGGTATCCCGACGGTCGTCCGCACCATGTCAAAGCGACCGTGAAGATCATGGGCATCACCGATAAGGAACTCCTGGAGTACCACTGGGGTGATGACTGGATGGTGTGGGACGCGGCCGACACCTTCCAACAGCGTGGGCAACATGCCGAGTACAAACTGACTCGCGAGGGCGACCGGACCCGGGTGCGTTTCGACATCATCGTGGACCTCGTCGCCCCCATTCCCGAGTTCCTGTTGCGCCGAGCCCGCAAACTGGTGCTCGATGCTGCGGTCGACCGGCTGCGGGCCCGGGTGACTCGTCTCTACGGCTAG
- a CDS encoding GntR family transcriptional regulator: MTDRPPSPLLEKLVVVRNGGPQQTVVTELRRVILRGDAPPGTPVPLTEVAELFGVSHIPVREALKTLISEGLVTHRPNSGYAVARMTKQELHEMYVVRAALEGAALTIAAEKATDYERAVAMEANDRMAQAIRDSDGAAFQRESRNFHMALVRPSGMHRLLHILEMSWNMIEPVQAMMHVTPDDRAKLNGDHEEMLEAFLARDADRLGAIAQRHNDSVDAAIGTLPTDTGLLTQDS; this comes from the coding sequence ATGACCGACCGCCCACCTTCTCCGCTGTTGGAGAAGCTGGTGGTGGTGCGGAACGGCGGGCCGCAGCAGACCGTGGTGACCGAGCTGCGCCGGGTGATCCTGCGCGGTGACGCGCCGCCCGGAACCCCGGTGCCGCTGACCGAGGTCGCGGAACTGTTCGGCGTGAGCCATATTCCCGTCCGCGAGGCACTCAAGACGCTCATCAGCGAGGGCCTGGTGACGCACCGGCCCAACTCGGGATACGCCGTCGCCCGGATGACGAAGCAGGAACTGCACGAGATGTATGTCGTGCGTGCGGCGCTGGAGGGCGCGGCGCTCACGATTGCGGCGGAAAAAGCCACCGACTACGAGCGGGCCGTCGCGATGGAAGCCAATGACCGCATGGCGCAAGCGATTCGGGACTCCGACGGCGCGGCGTTCCAGCGGGAGAGCCGTAACTTCCACATGGCGCTGGTGCGCCCGTCCGGCATGCATCGGCTGCTGCACATCCTCGAAATGTCCTGGAACATGATCGAACCCGTGCAGGCCATGATGCACGTGACGCCGGACGACCGGGCCAAGCTCAACGGCGACCACGAGGAGATGCTCGAGGCGTTCCTGGCCCGGGACGCCGACCGGCTCGGTGCGATCGCGCAGCGGCACAACGACAGCGTCGACGCCGCGATCGGGACCCTGCCCACCGACACCGGGCTGCTCACGCAGGATTCCTAG
- a CDS encoding pyridoxal phosphate-dependent aminotransferase, whose translation MVARLRPYASTIFAEMSALAARVGAVNLGQGFPDEDGPAPMLAVAQQAIADGVNQYPPGPGIPALRQAIAAQRTRHYGIDYDPDTEVLVTVGGTEAIAAAVIGLVEPGSDVLIIAPFYDSYSPVIAMAGCRRVVVPLAPDNHGFAIDIDRLRAAITPQTRALILNSPHNPTGMVASHDELTAIATLAVGHDLLVITDEVYEQLTFDGHQHRPLAGYPGMAERTVTISSAAKMFNCTGWKIGWACGPADLIAGVRAAKQYLTYVGGAPFQPAVAHALDHEDAWVAALRKSYRGKRDRLAGALTDIGFDVHDSFGTYFLCADPRPLGYDDSTAFCAGLPERVGVAAIPMSAFLDPDSPDSAGWNHLVRFAFCKRDDTLDEAISRLRTL comes from the coding sequence ATGGTCGCCCGCCTGCGGCCCTACGCCTCCACCATCTTCGCCGAGATGTCGGCGCTGGCCGCACGGGTCGGCGCCGTCAACCTCGGTCAGGGTTTTCCCGACGAGGACGGCCCGGCACCGATGCTGGCGGTGGCGCAGCAGGCCATCGCGGACGGCGTGAACCAGTACCCGCCCGGCCCGGGCATCCCCGCGCTGCGCCAGGCCATCGCGGCCCAGCGCACACGGCACTACGGCATCGACTACGACCCGGACACCGAGGTGCTCGTCACCGTCGGCGGCACCGAGGCCATCGCCGCGGCCGTGATCGGCCTGGTCGAGCCAGGATCCGACGTCCTGATCATCGCGCCGTTCTACGACTCCTACTCCCCGGTGATCGCCATGGCCGGCTGCCGGCGCGTCGTCGTTCCATTGGCACCCGACAACCACGGCTTCGCCATCGACATCGACCGGCTCCGTGCCGCCATCACGCCGCAGACCCGTGCGCTGATCCTCAACTCGCCGCACAACCCGACCGGCATGGTCGCGAGCCACGACGAGCTGACGGCCATCGCCACCCTCGCCGTCGGGCACGACCTCCTGGTCATCACCGACGAGGTCTACGAGCAGCTGACGTTCGACGGTCACCAGCACCGGCCGCTCGCCGGTTACCCCGGCATGGCCGAACGCACCGTCACCATCTCCAGCGCCGCGAAGATGTTCAACTGCACCGGCTGGAAAATCGGCTGGGCCTGTGGGCCGGCCGACCTGATCGCCGGGGTGCGCGCCGCCAAGCAGTACCTGACGTACGTCGGCGGCGCGCCGTTCCAGCCGGCCGTCGCGCACGCGCTGGACCACGAGGACGCCTGGGTCGCGGCGCTGCGAAAGTCCTACCGCGGCAAGCGGGATCGGTTGGCCGGCGCCCTCACCGACATCGGCTTCGACGTCCACGACAGCTTCGGCACCTACTTCCTGTGCGCCGATCCCCGCCCGCTGGGATATGACGACAGCACCGCGTTCTGCGCCGGGCTGCCGGAGCGGGTCGGCGTCGCCGCCATCCCGATGTCGGCGTTCCTCGATCCGGACTCCCCCGACTCGGCCGGCTGGAACCACCTGGTGCGGTTCGCCTTCTGCAAGCGCGACGACACCCTCGACGAAGCGATCAGCCGGCTTCGCACCCTGTGA
- a CDS encoding DUF2834 domain-containing protein codes for MVSLIVHAVLGLLVIAFIVKLNPAVFRKPADGPAFSALESAYYVIGIASIALGYYFNTKFVMDYQPPGGNPITGPGSWSDYIRLMFVNPAASSAGQDYTIINVILLPLFSIADGLRRGIRHPWLFFVSSLFTSCAFALAFYFAVVARQQRHERAVDHVRSSATIQG; via the coding sequence ATGGTCTCGCTCATCGTCCACGCCGTCCTCGGACTGCTCGTCATTGCGTTCATCGTCAAGCTCAATCCCGCGGTCTTCCGCAAGCCGGCCGACGGACCCGCGTTCTCGGCACTCGAGTCGGCCTACTACGTGATCGGCATCGCCTCGATAGCGCTGGGCTACTACTTCAACACCAAATTCGTCATGGATTACCAACCGCCGGGCGGCAATCCGATCACCGGGCCGGGCAGCTGGTCGGACTACATCCGCCTGATGTTCGTCAACCCCGCGGCGTCGTCGGCGGGCCAGGACTACACCATCATCAACGTCATCCTGCTACCGCTGTTCAGCATCGCCGACGGGCTGCGACGCGGCATCCGGCACCCGTGGCTGTTCTTCGTCAGCAGCCTGTTCACCAGTTGCGCTTTCGCGCTGGCGTTCTACTTCGCCGTCGTCGCGCGGCAGCAGCGGCACGAGCGCGCCGTCGACCACGTCAGGAGTTCTGCGACAATCCAGGGGTGA
- a CDS encoding TetR/AcrR family transcriptional regulator has translation MPRPPQTVRSERTREALQQAALVRFLAQGVEGTTAEEIAADAGVSLRTFYRHFTSKHELLFADYDAGLHWFRTALAGRPADEPVLAAVQAAIFAFPYDFGAVTKIAALREQELDAERIVSHIRQVEADFADAIAEYLERRGGPDDRLRVAVTSRTIAAAVFGAMEVWMLGAERSLADLARMCHQALDQLAAGPV, from the coding sequence ATGCCCCGGCCGCCGCAGACCGTACGTAGTGAGCGCACACGCGAGGCGCTGCAACAGGCGGCGCTGGTCCGTTTCCTGGCGCAGGGTGTCGAGGGCACCACGGCGGAGGAGATCGCCGCCGACGCCGGTGTCTCGCTGCGCACGTTCTACCGGCACTTCACGTCCAAGCATGAGCTGCTGTTCGCCGACTACGACGCGGGTCTGCACTGGTTCCGCACCGCGCTGGCCGGACGGCCCGCCGACGAACCGGTGCTGGCGGCGGTACAGGCCGCGATCTTCGCCTTTCCGTACGACTTTGGTGCGGTCACCAAGATCGCCGCGCTGCGCGAACAGGAACTCGACGCCGAGCGGATCGTCAGTCATATCCGGCAGGTCGAGGCCGACTTCGCCGATGCCATCGCCGAGTATCTCGAGCGGCGGGGCGGGCCTGACGACCGGCTGCGCGTCGCGGTGACGTCGCGGACCATCGCCGCCGCGGTGTTCGGCGCCATGGAGGTGTGGATGCTGGGCGCCGAGCGGTCGCTGGCCGATCTCGCGCGCATGTGCCACCAGGCGCTGGACCAGCTGGCGGCCGGACCCGTCTGA
- a CDS encoding NAD(P)/FAD-dependent oxidoreductase: MAQFDAIVVGAGHNGLASAVMLQKAGLRTLCLEAKLYSGGMASTVELFDGFKFEIAGSEQFPTALKVSQELGLDEVPSVEQEVMSVNMRGIGDEPLLFYSDPMKLLTHMNEVHGAEAVNGMAGLMAWSMAPARALGRFDAGLPPKTYDEMYACATNEFERSAITDMLFGSVTDVLDRYLPDKDKHGAIRGMLSVLACNSTYRGPATPGSAAALAFGLAVPTDGASLMRKLKGGIGALGKHLEDTFVAHGGEVRLRSAVAAITVADGRVTGVRLDDGTEIAAPVVVSSLAPSLTVDRLLGSAVPDDVRSRYTRVDHRGSYLQMHFALDGNPEFAEPYEILNNPELQGTIGLFSTPEELQQQWEDSRRGIVPADPSIAWQIPSVLDPELAPPGKHASSAFALWFPVEGGGDYGSMKREMGQRVIDKITRVAPNFEKLILRHTTFTPRHMDRMFGAPGGDYCHGLIHPEQMGPNRPGPRGYLDQELPVEGVYLGGAGCHGGPAVNFIPGYNAAHAVLNT, encoded by the coding sequence ATGGCGCAATTCGACGCGATCGTGGTGGGAGCAGGGCACAACGGGCTGGCTTCGGCGGTGATGCTGCAGAAGGCCGGCCTGCGCACGCTGTGTCTGGAGGCCAAGCTCTACTCCGGCGGCATGGCCTCCACCGTCGAGCTGTTCGACGGGTTCAAGTTCGAGATCGCCGGGTCCGAGCAGTTCCCGACGGCGCTCAAAGTGAGTCAGGAGTTGGGCCTCGACGAGGTGCCGAGTGTCGAGCAGGAAGTCATGTCGGTCAACATGCGGGGGATCGGCGACGAGCCGTTGCTCTTCTACTCGGACCCCATGAAGCTGCTCACCCACATGAACGAGGTGCATGGTGCCGAGGCCGTCAACGGCATGGCCGGGCTGATGGCCTGGAGCATGGCGCCGGCGCGGGCCCTCGGCCGGTTCGACGCGGGGCTGCCGCCCAAGACCTACGACGAGATGTATGCATGCGCCACAAACGAATTCGAGCGGTCGGCCATCACCGACATGCTCTTCGGCTCGGTGACCGACGTCCTCGACCGCTACCTGCCGGACAAGGACAAGCACGGCGCCATCCGCGGCATGCTGTCGGTGCTGGCGTGCAACTCCACCTACCGCGGCCCCGCCACCCCGGGCAGCGCCGCCGCGCTGGCCTTCGGCCTCGCCGTCCCGACCGACGGCGCGTCGTTGATGCGAAAGCTCAAGGGCGGCATCGGCGCACTGGGCAAGCACCTCGAGGACACTTTCGTCGCTCATGGCGGTGAGGTCCGGTTGCGCAGTGCGGTCGCGGCCATCACGGTCGCCGACGGCCGGGTCACCGGCGTACGCCTGGACGACGGCACCGAAATCGCTGCACCCGTGGTGGTTTCGTCACTCGCACCGTCATTGACGGTCGACCGGCTCCTTGGCAGCGCCGTGCCCGACGACGTCCGGTCCCGCTACACCCGCGTCGACCACCGCGGCAGCTACCTGCAGATGCACTTCGCGCTCGACGGCAACCCGGAGTTCGCCGAACCCTACGAAATCCTGAACAACCCCGAATTACAGGGAACCATCGGTCTTTTCAGCACGCCCGAGGAATTGCAGCAGCAGTGGGAGGACAGCCGCCGGGGCATCGTGCCGGCCGATCCGTCCATCGCCTGGCAGATTCCGTCGGTGCTGGATCCCGAGCTGGCACCGCCCGGCAAGCACGCGTCGTCGGCGTTCGCGCTGTGGTTCCCGGTCGAAGGTGGCGGTGACTACGGCTCCATGAAACGCGAGATGGGACAACGCGTCATCGACAAGATCACCCGCGTGGCACCCAATTTCGAGAAGCTCATCCTGCGGCACACGACGTTCACACCGCGGCACATGGACCGGATGTTCGGCGCTCCTGGCGGCGACTACTGCCACGGCCTGATCCACCCCGAGCAGATGGGGCCCAACCGGCCCGGCCCGCGCGGGTATCTCGACCAGGAGCTGCCGGTCGAGGGCGTCTACCTGGGCGGCGCCGGCTGCCACGGTGGCCCGGCCGTGAACTTCATCCCGGGCTACAACGCCGCCCACGCCGTGCTTAACACGTGA
- a CDS encoding GntR family transcriptional regulator, translating into MRPHRRSVLLGQLVADRAAPSQQGVLNELRRAVLDGGVPPGTPIPLADVADVFGVSQIPVREALKTLIGEGLVEHRLNFGYTVALLTPQELREMYIVREALESASLGVAVANATDADRAAAVAVNVRLQQAIRDDDAGAYHRQSRELHAALTRPSRMYRLLHMLEAAWNVTEPVQSMLHVSRDDRADLHADHCAMVDAFVAGDAERLIAVAENHAVRLNAAIAKLPTDTGLLA; encoded by the coding sequence ATGCGGCCCCACCGGCGTTCCGTCCTGCTCGGACAGCTGGTGGCGGATCGGGCCGCGCCGTCACAGCAAGGGGTGCTCAATGAACTGCGCCGTGCTGTCCTCGACGGCGGCGTGCCGCCCGGTACGCCGATCCCCTTGGCCGACGTGGCGGACGTGTTCGGCGTCAGCCAGATTCCGGTACGGGAGGCGCTGAAGACGCTCATCGGGGAGGGGCTGGTGGAGCACCGGCTCAACTTCGGTTACACCGTGGCCCTGCTGACGCCGCAGGAGCTCCGCGAAATGTACATCGTGCGTGAGGCTTTGGAGTCGGCGTCGCTGGGCGTCGCCGTGGCCAACGCCACCGATGCCGACCGCGCGGCCGCGGTCGCGGTCAATGTCAGGCTGCAGCAGGCGATTCGCGACGATGACGCGGGCGCTTACCACCGGCAGAGCCGGGAACTGCATGCCGCGCTCACCCGACCGTCGCGCATGTATCGGCTGCTGCACATGCTGGAGGCGGCATGGAATGTCACCGAACCCGTGCAGTCGATGCTGCATGTCAGCCGCGACGACCGGGCGGACCTGCATGCCGACCATTGCGCGATGGTCGACGCCTTCGTCGCCGGTGACGCCGAGCGCCTGATCGCCGTCGCGGAAAACCATGCCGTCCGGCTCAACGCGGCGATCGCCAAACTGCCCACGGACACCGGGCTGCTGGCGTAG
- a CDS encoding NCS1 family nucleobase:cation symporter-1 has protein sequence MTDTLVPKDLTPPGAVIGAGDIVEAAGHPVGGGVIKPDYDPRLTNEDLAPLGKQSWGSYNIFAFWMSDVHSVGGYVTAGSLFALGLASWQVLVALLIGITLVYFLCNLVAKPSQVAGVPYPVICRTAFGVLGANIPAVIRGLIAVAWYGIQTYLASAALDVVLLKLFPGLAPYADLATHGFLGLPVLGWASFLLLWVLQACVFWRGMEAIRRFIDFCGPAVYVVMFVLCGYLIYKAGWGAIDLNLGEVKYTGLDSIPVMLGAIALVVSYFSGPMLNFGDFSRYGKSFAAVKKGNFLGLPVNFLVFSVLVVVTASLTLPVFGELLTDPVQTVARIDSTFAIVLGALTFTIATIGINIVANFISPAFDFSNVSPQRISWRAGGMIAAVGSVLITPWNLYNNPEVIHYTLETLGAFIGPLFGVLLADFYLVRKQKVVIDDLFTMAESGKYWYTKGYNKVAVIATVAGAVLAALPVLLAGSVYGMHTAAQYSWFIGCGVALGIYRVLAVRDRFVAESVA, from the coding sequence ATGACTGACACCCTCGTTCCCAAGGACCTGACCCCACCGGGCGCGGTGATCGGCGCAGGTGACATCGTCGAGGCCGCCGGCCACCCCGTCGGCGGCGGCGTCATCAAACCGGATTACGACCCCAGACTGACCAATGAGGACCTGGCCCCGCTGGGCAAGCAGAGCTGGGGCTCGTACAACATCTTCGCGTTCTGGATGTCCGACGTGCACAGCGTCGGTGGCTATGTGACCGCGGGCAGCCTGTTCGCCCTCGGCCTGGCCAGTTGGCAGGTGCTTGTGGCACTGCTGATCGGCATCACCCTCGTCTACTTCCTGTGCAACCTGGTCGCCAAGCCCAGCCAGGTTGCCGGCGTGCCGTATCCGGTGATCTGTCGTACCGCATTCGGTGTGCTGGGGGCGAACATCCCGGCCGTCATCCGTGGACTGATCGCGGTGGCCTGGTACGGCATCCAGACCTACCTGGCGTCGGCCGCCCTGGATGTCGTGCTGCTCAAGCTGTTTCCGGGACTGGCCCCGTACGCCGACCTCGCCACCCACGGCTTCCTCGGTCTGCCGGTGCTGGGCTGGGCCAGCTTCCTGCTGCTGTGGGTGTTGCAGGCCTGCGTCTTCTGGCGCGGTATGGAGGCGATCCGCAGGTTCATCGACTTCTGCGGACCCGCCGTCTACGTCGTCATGTTCGTCCTGTGCGGTTACCTCATCTACAAAGCCGGCTGGGGCGCAATCGATCTCAACCTCGGCGAGGTCAAGTACACCGGCCTGGATTCGATTCCGGTGATGCTCGGCGCCATCGCGCTGGTGGTGTCCTACTTCTCCGGTCCGATGCTGAACTTCGGCGACTTCTCCCGCTACGGCAAGTCGTTCGCCGCGGTCAAGAAGGGCAACTTCCTCGGGCTGCCGGTCAACTTCCTGGTGTTCTCCGTGCTGGTGGTGGTCACCGCATCGCTGACGCTGCCGGTGTTCGGCGAACTGCTCACCGACCCCGTGCAGACCGTGGCCCGCATCGACAGCACCTTCGCAATAGTGCTGGGCGCGTTGACCTTCACCATCGCCACCATCGGCATCAACATCGTCGCCAACTTCATCAGCCCGGCGTTCGACTTCTCCAACGTCAGCCCGCAGCGCATCAGCTGGCGCGCCGGCGGCATGATCGCCGCGGTGGGCTCGGTTCTGATCACGCCGTGGAACCTCTACAACAACCCGGAGGTGATCCACTACACGCTGGAGACCCTGGGCGCCTTCATCGGACCGCTGTTCGGTGTGCTGCTCGCCGACTTCTACCTGGTGCGTAAGCAGAAGGTGGTCATCGACGACCTGTTCACCATGGCCGAGTCCGGAAAGTACTGGTACACCAAGGGCTACAACAAGGTCGCGGTCATCGCGACCGTGGCCGGCGCGGTGCTCGCGGCACTGCCGGTGCTACTGGCGGGCAGCGTGTACGGCATGCACACCGCGGCCCAGTACAGCTGGTTCATCGGCTGCGGCGTCGCCCTCGGTATCTACCGGGTACTGGCCGTCCGCGACCGGTTCGTCGCCGAATCCGTGGCGTGA
- a CDS encoding aspartate/glutamate racemase family protein yields MSRIWVINPNTTTSMTAGIGRCAQAVAGSGVEIVAVTSEFGPPSIESHYDEAMSVPGLLEAIRRGEQAGVDGYVIACFGDPGLDAAREVAAGPVIGIAEAAMQTASHLGRGFSVVTTLSRTMGRAADLAERYGMQRFCLGIHACDIPVLDLEADPTARKVITEACRDALESDGSDAIVLGCAGMAEMCAAITAELGVPVVDGVSAATLTVQALVRMGLRTGKRGEFATPPAKQYTARRDG; encoded by the coding sequence ATGAGCCGGATTTGGGTCATCAACCCCAACACCACCACGTCGATGACCGCCGGGATCGGCCGCTGCGCACAAGCAGTGGCCGGTTCCGGTGTCGAGATCGTTGCCGTGACATCCGAATTCGGTCCGCCCTCCATCGAAAGCCACTACGACGAGGCGATGAGTGTGCCGGGTCTGCTGGAGGCGATCCGGCGCGGCGAACAGGCCGGGGTCGACGGATATGTGATCGCGTGCTTCGGCGATCCGGGACTGGACGCGGCGCGGGAGGTCGCGGCCGGGCCCGTCATCGGCATCGCCGAGGCCGCCATGCAGACGGCCAGCCACCTCGGCCGGGGTTTCTCGGTGGTGACGACGTTGTCGCGCACCATGGGCCGCGCCGCCGATCTGGCGGAACGCTATGGGATGCAACGGTTCTGCCTGGGTATCCATGCCTGCGACATTCCGGTGCTCGACCTCGAGGCAGACCCGACGGCACGCAAGGTCATCACCGAGGCATGCCGCGATGCGTTGGAGTCCGACGGCTCCGACGCCATCGTCCTGGGGTGCGCGGGCATGGCCGAGATGTGCGCGGCCATCACGGCAGAACTCGGGGTGCCGGTGGTCGACGGGGTGAGCGCGGCGACGTTGACGGTGCAGGCATTGGTGCGGATGGGTCTGCGCACCGGCAAACGTGGCGAGTTCGCGACGCCGCCCGCCAAGCAGTACACCGCGCGGCGCGACGGCTAA
- the puuE gene encoding allantoinase PuuE, whose translation MSYPRDLVGYGRTPPDPQWPGGAAIAVQFVLNYEEGGENNVLDGDPASETFLSEMTPAEAFPNRHMSMESLYEYGSRAGLWRILRIFERRGIPLTIFAVARALQRNPEALAAFGELGHEIACHGLRWKSYQLIDRDTEREHMAEAVRILTELTGAAPLGWYTGRDSPHTRELVVEHGGFVYDSDSYADDLPYWVRVADTDHLVVPYTLDTNDMRFASPAGFSNGEEFFAHLRDAFDVLYAEGLGGSPKMLSVGLHCRLVGRPARSAALERFLDHVQRHDRVWLARRIDIAEHWRAVHPAG comes from the coding sequence GTGAGTTACCCACGCGACCTGGTGGGTTATGGCCGCACCCCGCCGGACCCGCAGTGGCCGGGCGGCGCCGCCATTGCCGTGCAGTTCGTCCTCAATTACGAAGAGGGCGGCGAGAACAACGTGCTCGACGGGGATCCGGCCTCGGAGACGTTCCTGTCCGAGATGACGCCGGCCGAGGCGTTCCCCAACCGGCACATGAGCATGGAGTCGCTCTACGAGTACGGCTCGCGCGCCGGATTGTGGCGGATACTCAGGATTTTCGAGCGACGAGGTATCCCGCTGACCATCTTCGCGGTGGCGCGGGCACTGCAGCGCAACCCGGAGGCACTGGCCGCGTTCGGTGAACTCGGGCACGAGATCGCCTGTCACGGACTGCGGTGGAAGTCCTACCAGCTGATCGACCGCGACACCGAACGCGAGCACATGGCGGAGGCGGTACGGATCCTGACCGAGCTCACCGGTGCCGCGCCGCTGGGCTGGTACACCGGCCGGGACTCACCGCACACGCGGGAGCTGGTGGTCGAGCATGGCGGGTTCGTGTACGACTCGGACTCTTACGCCGACGATCTGCCGTACTGGGTGCGGGTGGCCGATACCGACCATCTGGTGGTGCCGTACACGCTCGACACCAACGACATGCGATTCGCTTCTCCCGCAGGCTTTTCCAACGGCGAGGAGTTCTTCGCCCATCTGCGTGACGCGTTCGACGTCCTCTATGCCGAGGGTCTGGGCGGCAGCCCGAAGATGCTCTCGGTCGGGTTGCACTGCAGACTGGTCGGCCGCCCGGCCCGCAGTGCGGCGCTGGAACGATTCCTGGACCACGTGCAGCGTCATGACCGGGTGTGGCTGGCCCGGCGCATCGACATCGCCGAGCATTGGCGCGCCGTGCACCCGGCCGGTTAG